In Bremerella alba, one DNA window encodes the following:
- a CDS encoding sugar phosphate isomerase/epimerase family protein → MSEFLDRRQMLSLSGAAALTSVSLSTGTTIAAEADPKAPPAIRFCFNTSTIRGQKLTIEQEVDIAAKAGYDGIEPWISKIQQYKDSGKSLPDLAKRIADSGLKVESAIGFAKWIVDDQDQRAAGLEHAKRDMDLLAQIGGTRIAAPPAGATNGPKIDLLEVALRYHALLEVGQQTGVVPELELWGFSTNLNRLGEVAMVVVEANHPNSCMMPDVYHIYKGGSDFSGLEAISGHVIPVFHMNDYPAQPPRDKINDSARVFPGDGVAPLKTMIQTLVRNGFAGVFSLELFNPEYWKRDALEVAQEGLNKMKASVHDAIG, encoded by the coding sequence ATGAGCGAGTTTCTGGATCGTCGTCAAATGCTTTCCCTCTCGGGTGCCGCCGCGCTGACCAGTGTAAGCCTAAGCACGGGCACAACCATCGCCGCAGAAGCAGATCCCAAGGCTCCACCGGCGATTCGCTTCTGCTTTAACACCAGTACAATCCGCGGTCAGAAGCTGACCATCGAGCAGGAAGTCGACATTGCCGCCAAAGCCGGCTACGACGGAATCGAACCCTGGATTTCCAAGATTCAGCAATACAAAGACTCCGGCAAGAGTCTGCCAGATCTGGCCAAACGTATTGCCGATTCGGGGCTGAAAGTCGAAAGCGCAATCGGCTTTGCCAAGTGGATCGTAGACGACCAAGATCAACGCGCCGCAGGTCTCGAACATGCCAAGCGGGACATGGACCTGCTCGCTCAAATCGGAGGAACACGCATCGCTGCCCCTCCCGCAGGTGCCACCAATGGCCCCAAGATCGACCTGCTGGAAGTCGCCCTGCGATATCATGCCCTGTTGGAAGTTGGCCAGCAAACCGGTGTGGTACCGGAATTGGAACTGTGGGGCTTTTCGACCAATCTCAATCGCCTGGGCGAAGTGGCGATGGTGGTGGTCGAAGCCAATCACCCAAATTCGTGCATGATGCCGGATGTCTACCACATCTACAAAGGTGGGTCCGACTTCAGTGGGCTGGAAGCGATTAGCGGCCATGTGATTCCCGTGTTTCACATGAACGACTATCCCGCCCAGCCGCCACGCGACAAGATTAACGACAGTGCCCGCGTCTTCCCCGGTGATGGGGTCGCTCCGCTCAAGACGATGATCCAAACCTTAGTCAGAAACGGGTTCGCTGGCGTCTTCTCGCTGGAGCTTTTCAATCCTGAATATTGGAAGCGAGATGCACTAGAAGTCGCCCAGGAAGGCCTCAACAAGATGAAGGCCAGTGTCCACGATGCGATCGGCTAA
- a CDS encoding TlpA family protein disulfide reductase, translating into MKFAWTFTLAALLAAGQIAANTPLLAKDTGDDAAASTEVKEAAPKTFQDQFNAAMAVARTGGSDNLPTPERFEKAIEMIDAAWDLDRTPRETKQAISMKFSLLMAIDREEDSTEGNAIAFLKDLVQGEDAEIALHAENMLLSIELSQLRQLSASEQSELLNELKAPIIETEPTTRTATLAATLANTISRYVDSELAAEQIKDLATHFSSTEDPSVQEAATRLIGLSNRLNLPGNPIEITGTTLDGKDLNFATKFEGKTVLIDFWATWCGPCIAEFPNMKRLYETYHPHGLEIVGISLDDEKSTVDEFMQTHELPWTIVFNQRGEGERGWTDENAGRYGISGIPTMILVGKDGNVTSLTARGHNLGQLLAEAYPDVDASGEDEPADAKQAEAETE; encoded by the coding sequence ATGAAATTTGCTTGGACATTTACGCTAGCCGCATTACTGGCCGCCGGACAGATCGCAGCCAACACCCCTCTTTTGGCGAAAGACACCGGCGATGACGCGGCGGCTTCGACCGAAGTGAAAGAAGCTGCGCCGAAAACCTTTCAGGACCAATTCAACGCAGCCATGGCTGTCGCCCGCACCGGTGGTAGCGATAACCTACCGACCCCTGAGCGTTTTGAAAAAGCGATCGAGATGATCGACGCGGCCTGGGATTTGGACCGCACGCCGAGAGAAACCAAGCAAGCGATCTCCATGAAGTTTTCATTGCTCATGGCGATTGATCGAGAAGAAGATAGCACCGAGGGAAACGCGATTGCCTTCCTGAAAGATCTCGTTCAAGGCGAAGACGCTGAAATTGCATTGCATGCCGAGAACATGCTTCTCTCGATTGAGCTAAGTCAATTACGCCAGCTTTCTGCGTCAGAACAGAGCGAGCTGCTTAATGAATTGAAAGCGCCGATCATCGAGACGGAACCAACTACCCGTACGGCTACCTTGGCTGCGACGCTCGCCAATACGATCTCCCGATATGTGGATTCGGAGTTGGCCGCAGAACAAATCAAGGACCTGGCAACTCACTTCAGCTCGACTGAAGACCCCTCGGTGCAAGAAGCCGCCACACGTTTGATCGGTCTCTCGAACCGCTTGAACCTGCCTGGCAACCCAATCGAAATCACCGGCACGACGCTCGATGGGAAAGACCTAAACTTCGCGACTAAATTCGAGGGGAAAACGGTCCTCATTGATTTCTGGGCAACCTGGTGCGGCCCTTGCATCGCGGAGTTCCCCAACATGAAGCGTCTCTACGAGACCTACCATCCCCACGGACTCGAGATTGTCGGGATCAGTCTGGACGACGAAAAATCGACCGTCGATGAATTCATGCAGACGCATGAGCTTCCCTGGACGATCGTCTTCAATCAACGCGGCGAAGGGGAACGGGGCTGGACTGACGAGAACGCCGGACGTTATGGAATCAGCGGAATCCCGACGATGATTCTCGTTGGCAAAGATGGCAACGTAACCTCGCTGACAGCTCGCGGCCACAACCTTGGCCAATTGCTCGCCGAAGCCTATCCCGACGTCGATGCTTCAGGAGAAGACGAACCGGCTGACGCGAAGCAGGCAGAGGCCGAGACGGAATAG
- a CDS encoding PSD1 and planctomycete cytochrome C domain-containing protein — translation MPHLWIYPSLTQWFISMRTLALPLVVIVVLTFTAQASAENKFSPEHIEFFEKSVRPVLIKRCIECHGPEKQESGLRLDARSAIVEGGDSGKVVVAGKPDESSLVQAVRYETTEMPPSGQIPAEEIAAIEQWVKLGMPWPEEAEPLRPASFDERLVDDKQHHWAYQPIQNPPAPKTEGDWATNDIDRFVHRRLSEAGIAPSEQADRRILIRRATFDLTGLPPTAEEVAAFVNDKDANAFEKVIDRLLASDQYGVKWGRIWLDVARYSDTRGYLNDGQDRRFPYAHAYRDYVIDAFNRDTPYDEFIKEQIAADYFAEEGDRRLAGLGLIRIGRQFLKRQDTIDDRIDVVTRGVLGLTVACARCHDHKYDAISTADYYGLYGIFDQLEETTPLVGPIDADPLYPEFKKKLDELQGELDQHIAKVDRAIRLESSTHFFDLIVRAVSKKQAVEIAKFEQNELDSKNVRPHLVSKWKQFADREWKPNDPVWGPLFKARELGDDPYASQAETLLVDWTSEQSPLNPAVRDALKAAQPMTLPALVDTYDELLKPIGQAYRDAGFLKEAVDKLEGPQAEIAKSLFGRFSPLILDDNDVRRANFTSDRNHQKKLEGKIRGHEIDSPGSSPRAMAVVDRDKIHDPQIFLRGDPGRRGDRVPRQFVRVLNDESDSAYTNGSGRLELAEDIVADDNPLTARVMANRVWMGHFDQPLVLTPGDFGIRSDPPTLPLLLDHLATSLQSNGWSLKKLHKYIMLSSTYQQSSKDRPEVREKDPENRLVWRMNRRRLSFEEMRDGMLAASGALDASLGGRAVKILEVPFLPRRTVYGFVDRQDLPNLYRAFDYPSPDAMSPDRSKTSVPQQALYLLNSPFVQRQAQWVTEMWKDDKSLSDDQRLERLFQTLLQRSPTEQESEMLLKYVESSNDEEKWNKWDSVAQVVMVSNDFMFVD, via the coding sequence ATGCCCCACCTTTGGATCTATCCCTCCCTAACTCAGTGGTTCATTTCTATGCGGACGCTCGCATTGCCGCTTGTCGTGATCGTGGTTTTAACGTTCACGGCCCAGGCATCGGCTGAAAATAAATTTTCTCCCGAGCATATCGAGTTTTTCGAGAAGTCGGTTCGTCCCGTCTTGATAAAGCGATGCATTGAGTGCCATGGCCCCGAAAAGCAGGAAAGTGGTCTGCGGCTAGACGCACGTTCGGCGATCGTCGAAGGGGGCGATTCCGGTAAGGTCGTCGTCGCAGGGAAGCCAGATGAAAGCAGTCTGGTTCAGGCGGTTCGGTACGAAACGACGGAGATGCCTCCGAGCGGTCAAATTCCGGCCGAGGAGATCGCAGCGATCGAACAGTGGGTCAAACTGGGGATGCCGTGGCCCGAAGAGGCCGAACCGCTGCGTCCAGCCTCATTCGACGAGCGATTGGTCGACGACAAACAGCATCATTGGGCCTATCAGCCCATCCAGAATCCGCCGGCACCTAAAACCGAAGGTGATTGGGCCACGAATGACATCGACCGCTTTGTGCACCGCCGGCTAAGTGAAGCGGGTATCGCACCGAGCGAGCAAGCCGACCGGCGCATTCTGATCCGGCGTGCTACTTTCGATCTCACTGGTCTTCCTCCGACGGCGGAAGAAGTTGCCGCGTTCGTCAACGACAAGGACGCGAATGCCTTCGAGAAGGTAATCGATCGCTTGCTGGCTTCCGATCAGTATGGTGTGAAGTGGGGCCGGATCTGGCTGGACGTTGCCCGGTACTCGGATACTCGTGGTTACTTGAACGATGGACAAGATAGACGTTTCCCCTATGCCCATGCCTATCGCGACTACGTGATTGATGCGTTCAACCGCGACACGCCCTACGACGAGTTCATCAAGGAACAGATCGCCGCAGATTATTTCGCGGAAGAAGGAGATCGGCGTCTGGCCGGGCTGGGGCTGATTCGCATTGGTCGCCAGTTCCTCAAGCGTCAAGACACCATCGACGATCGCATCGATGTCGTCACACGGGGTGTCCTCGGTTTAACGGTGGCCTGTGCCCGATGCCACGATCATAAATACGATGCCATCAGCACGGCTGACTATTACGGACTGTATGGTATTTTCGATCAACTCGAAGAGACAACACCGCTGGTTGGTCCCATTGATGCCGATCCGCTATACCCGGAATTCAAGAAGAAGTTGGATGAACTGCAAGGCGAATTAGACCAACATATCGCCAAGGTCGATCGAGCAATCCGCCTCGAATCGTCGACCCACTTTTTCGATTTAATCGTCCGGGCCGTCTCGAAAAAACAAGCCGTCGAGATTGCCAAGTTCGAGCAGAACGAACTCGACAGCAAGAACGTTCGTCCGCACCTGGTGAGTAAGTGGAAGCAATTCGCCGATCGCGAGTGGAAACCCAATGATCCGGTTTGGGGACCGTTGTTCAAAGCACGCGAATTGGGAGATGACCCTTATGCGTCGCAAGCTGAAACGCTTCTCGTAGACTGGACATCCGAGCAAAGCCCGTTGAACCCTGCTGTACGCGACGCCCTAAAAGCGGCCCAGCCGATGACGTTGCCGGCTCTGGTCGATACCTACGATGAACTGCTTAAGCCGATCGGTCAGGCATACCGCGATGCTGGCTTCCTGAAGGAAGCCGTCGACAAGTTGGAAGGTCCCCAGGCCGAAATTGCCAAGTCTCTTTTCGGTCGATTCTCGCCGCTGATACTCGATGACAACGACGTTCGACGGGCGAACTTCACCAGCGACCGTAACCACCAGAAGAAGCTTGAAGGAAAGATTCGAGGGCACGAGATCGATTCGCCTGGATCGTCTCCACGGGCGATGGCCGTAGTCGATCGCGATAAGATTCACGACCCACAAATTTTCTTACGAGGCGACCCAGGCCGGCGTGGCGATCGCGTGCCGCGGCAGTTTGTGCGTGTGCTAAACGATGAGTCCGATTCTGCCTATACCAACGGAAGCGGTCGACTGGAACTGGCCGAAGACATTGTTGCCGACGATAACCCACTGACGGCACGAGTGATGGCGAATCGCGTTTGGATGGGGCACTTCGATCAGCCGCTGGTGCTCACGCCGGGCGACTTTGGTATTCGTAGTGATCCACCCACATTGCCGCTGTTGCTGGATCACCTGGCAACGTCCCTGCAATCGAACGGTTGGTCGCTGAAGAAACTGCATAAATACATCATGCTCTCTTCGACCTATCAGCAGTCGAGCAAAGACCGTCCTGAGGTCCGCGAGAAAGACCCCGAGAACCGTCTTGTCTGGCGGATGAATCGGCGACGATTGAGCTTCGAGGAAATGCGTGATGGGATGCTGGCAGCAAGTGGGGCGCTCGATGCTTCTCTTGGGGGGCGTGCGGTTAAAATCTTGGAGGTCCCCTTTCTTCCTCGGCGAACCGTTTACGGATTTGTGGATCGACAAGACCTGCCGAACCTTTATCGGGCATTTGACTATCCGAGCCCCGACGCAATGAGCCCTGACCGCTCTAAAACGAGTGTTCCTCAGCAGGCCCTATATCTGCTCAACAGCCCCTTCGTGCAGCGTCAGGCGCAATGGGTGACTGAAATGTGGAAAGACGACAAATCGCTTTCCGACGACCAGCGTCTCGAGCGACTCTTCCAGACCTTGCTTCAACGATCCCCTACAGAGCAGGAGTCGGAAATGTTACTGAAATATGTCGAATCATCGAACGACGAAGAGAAGTGGAACAAGTGGGACAGTGTCGCCCAGGTGGTGATGGTCTCTAATGATTTCATGTTCGTGGACTAA
- a CDS encoding CvpA family protein: MLYFFIFSIVLPLGLFAVAWNQCFWTNFLNCLMIVLSSALAFNYAQGLANMLNEKLPDWSGFTEFLIIWLLFLIIFSVTKAVCDQLSKFPVRFGKQFDQAFDIAGCVMLTIVMYGWICFTFFPSPVGEEGFNQMMKNDLPSMAGQSYGQVVFELPSKLGMGGRPFDMSEYAMTRLGRAADEANHAD, encoded by the coding sequence ATGTTGTACTTCTTTATTTTTTCCATTGTCTTGCCGTTAGGCCTTTTCGCGGTAGCGTGGAATCAGTGCTTCTGGACTAATTTCCTGAACTGCCTGATGATCGTTCTGTCCAGTGCTTTGGCTTTCAATTACGCCCAGGGCTTGGCCAACATGCTGAACGAAAAGCTGCCTGACTGGAGCGGGTTCACCGAGTTCCTGATCATCTGGCTGCTGTTTCTCATCATCTTTTCCGTCACAAAAGCGGTGTGTGACCAGCTGTCGAAGTTCCCGGTGCGGTTCGGCAAGCAGTTCGACCAAGCGTTCGATATTGCTGGCTGCGTTATGTTGACCATCGTGATGTATGGATGGATTTGCTTTACCTTTTTCCCCTCGCCAGTTGGTGAAGAAGGGTTCAACCAAATGATGAAGAACGATCTTCCATCGATGGCCGGTCAGTCGTACGGCCAGGTTGTCTTCGAGTTGCCTTCTAAGTTGGGCATGGGAGGTCGCCCGTTCGATATGAGTGAGTACGCAATGACGCGCCTTGGCCGCGCCGCCGACGAGGCCAATCACGCCGATTAA
- a CDS encoding TlpA family protein disulfide reductase, protein MKRGSITSIFSMLLTGLLAQGTLLLADAPSADETPPASAETFQPETAHTGFTQFETFMRDPNNPFPIADRLEQGLAMMDTLWAIDSDIEFKHKLIWTRFSLRMAQARTGNEESIDTLLKELTAYSQHEEPDVALAARDASMTLQLMLTRDKSAEERLALAENLQTEIQAMEVAPASAKLAMTLAKNLSSVVADTTAARIADELSRHFASSDVAEVQRASEDLKGFSRMVNLNGNEIRIKGKTLAGKELAWESLRGQVVLVDFWATWCGPCIGEFPHLKQLYHAYHKHGFEIVAISLDDAKAEVEQFVADRELPWIVVCNAEGDDYNGFSDENARHYGINAIPRMIFVGKDGIVQATDARGDKLAELLAQAFPDVEAPELESEEPAAEQK, encoded by the coding sequence ATGAAACGCGGGTCGATCACTTCCATTTTTTCGATGCTGTTGACCGGATTACTCGCCCAGGGAACTCTGCTTCTGGCAGATGCCCCATCCGCAGACGAGACTCCGCCAGCCAGTGCTGAAACCTTTCAGCCCGAAACGGCCCACACCGGCTTTACGCAGTTTGAAACATTCATGCGTGATCCGAATAATCCATTCCCGATTGCCGATCGTTTGGAGCAAGGGCTCGCGATGATGGATACCCTGTGGGCCATCGACTCCGATATCGAGTTCAAGCACAAACTAATTTGGACACGCTTTTCACTCCGCATGGCCCAGGCAAGAACCGGCAATGAAGAGAGTATCGATACCTTGCTGAAAGAACTGACCGCGTATTCTCAACACGAGGAACCCGACGTCGCGCTGGCCGCTAGAGATGCCAGCATGACGCTTCAACTCATGCTCACTCGGGATAAGTCTGCTGAAGAGCGACTCGCGCTGGCTGAAAACCTACAGACCGAGATCCAGGCGATGGAAGTCGCCCCTGCTTCGGCCAAATTGGCGATGACTCTGGCCAAAAACCTTTCCTCGGTGGTCGCTGATACCACGGCCGCACGAATCGCCGACGAGCTTTCTCGACACTTTGCTAGTTCGGATGTCGCGGAAGTCCAGCGAGCGTCGGAAGACCTCAAAGGATTCTCGCGCATGGTCAACCTGAACGGCAACGAAATACGTATCAAGGGGAAAACGCTCGCCGGGAAAGAATTGGCCTGGGAGTCGCTGCGTGGCCAAGTTGTGCTGGTCGATTTTTGGGCGACCTGGTGTGGACCGTGCATTGGCGAGTTTCCACATCTGAAGCAGCTTTATCATGCCTACCACAAGCATGGGTTTGAAATCGTCGCAATCAGCCTCGACGATGCAAAAGCCGAGGTCGAGCAGTTTGTTGCCGATCGCGAGCTACCCTGGATCGTTGTCTGCAACGCCGAAGGAGACGACTATAACGGCTTCTCTGACGAGAACGCCCGACACTACGGCATCAACGCGATTCCCCGAATGATCTTCGTTGGCAAAGACGGCATCGTCCAAGCCACCGATGCCCGCGGCGATAAACTCGCGGAGCTTCTCGCCCAAGCGTTTCCCGATGTCGAGGCCCCAGAATTAGAAAGCGAAGAACCTGCTGCTGAGCAAAAGTAA
- a CDS encoding TerC family protein has translation MWEALIAVTALAAMEIVLGIDNIVFIAIVSARLPKEQRPNARRVGLLAALVMRILLLFTISWVMQAKEPFFYWSSIFGDWEFFEHHEELAGVSVKDLILFFGGLFLIWKSVFEIHEKLEHDPHGEEGPKKAPATFSGVILQVMALDMIFSLDSVITAVGMVKDTVTIGSTEISGIWLMVTAVLISVAVMIAFANPISEFVERHPTLKMLALSFLILIGVMLVAEGAGTHFNKGYIYFAMAFALLVEFLNMRVRIKGRKPAKSEPEEESPVQPAEGS, from the coding sequence ATGTGGGAAGCACTGATCGCGGTCACCGCCCTGGCCGCCATGGAAATTGTTCTGGGCATCGACAACATTGTTTTCATTGCGATCGTTTCGGCACGTTTACCGAAAGAGCAACGCCCCAACGCACGCCGCGTGGGCCTGTTGGCCGCCTTGGTGATGCGTATTTTGTTGCTGTTCACCATTTCGTGGGTGATGCAGGCAAAAGAGCCATTCTTCTACTGGAGTTCGATCTTCGGCGATTGGGAGTTCTTCGAGCATCATGAAGAACTGGCCGGCGTCTCGGTCAAAGATCTGATCCTGTTCTTCGGCGGGTTGTTTCTAATCTGGAAAAGTGTGTTCGAGATTCACGAAAAGCTAGAGCACGATCCGCATGGCGAAGAAGGCCCTAAGAAAGCCCCGGCGACCTTTTCTGGTGTGATCCTTCAGGTCATGGCGCTCGACATGATTTTCTCGCTCGACTCAGTCATCACGGCGGTGGGTATGGTGAAAGACACCGTTACCATTGGCAGCACTGAGATCAGCGGAATCTGGCTGATGGTGACGGCCGTGTTGATCTCGGTCGCGGTGATGATTGCGTTTGCCAACCCCATTTCTGAATTTGTCGAGCGACATCCCACCTTGAAAATGCTGGCTCTCAGCTTCCTGATTTTGATCGGGGTGATGCTGGTTGCCGAAGGGGCGGGAACCCACTTCAACAAGGGATATATCTATTTTGCGATGGCATTCGCACTGCTCGTCGAATTTCTCAATATGCGTGTACGTATAAAGGGACGCAAGCCAGCTAAGAGCGAACCGGAAGAAGAGTCGCCTGTTCAGCCCGCGGAGGGCTCTTAA
- a CDS encoding DUF1501 domain-containing protein, translating to MNSQYPHHPEACMNRRDMLSRMGTGLGMLGLAGLLGDEKLLGADAQSAAQAASYQNPLEPKPPHFPAKAKRVIHLFMTGGPSHVDTFDPKPLLAKYDGKPLPGGENLRTERKTGAAMASPFKFQKYGESGIEVSELFQHTAKHIDDIAVIRSMQAEVPNHEPSLGLMNCGASVAVRPAFGSWLTYGMGTDNQNLPGYMVMCPHGYPTKQTQNWQSAFLPGVYQGTYIDTRHTEVEKLIENVKNSKLSLEEQRQQIDLLQQMNQAHREQRGFDPALESRVQSFELAYRMQMEATDAFDVSREPKNVLEAYGDGIQARQILIARRLVERGVRFVQVFHDKGQPWDSHDDLEKSHRRLAGQCDQAIGALIADLKRMGLFEETLILWGGEFGRTPTVELPKPGSNQGKVNGRDHNHYGFTCWLAGGGIKGGQVYGATDETGFKAVENPVHVHDLHATMLHALGFDHKKLTYRYAGRDFRLTDVHGNVVHQLLS from the coding sequence ATGAATAGCCAATACCCCCATCATCCTGAAGCTTGCATGAACCGCCGTGACATGCTTTCCCGCATGGGAACCGGTCTGGGAATGCTGGGTCTGGCCGGTCTGCTGGGAGATGAAAAACTGCTGGGGGCCGATGCTCAGTCGGCAGCTCAGGCTGCGTCGTATCAGAATCCACTTGAGCCGAAGCCTCCGCACTTTCCGGCCAAGGCGAAGCGCGTGATCCACTTGTTCATGACCGGTGGTCCTTCGCATGTCGATACGTTCGATCCCAAGCCCCTGTTGGCCAAATACGATGGAAAGCCGCTGCCTGGGGGTGAGAACCTTCGGACGGAACGTAAAACGGGTGCCGCCATGGCGTCGCCGTTCAAGTTTCAGAAGTATGGCGAGAGTGGTATCGAAGTCAGCGAGCTGTTTCAACACACGGCCAAGCATATCGATGACATTGCCGTGATTCGTTCGATGCAGGCTGAGGTTCCCAACCACGAGCCATCGCTGGGGTTGATGAACTGTGGAGCCTCGGTCGCGGTTCGCCCTGCGTTTGGTAGTTGGCTGACCTACGGCATGGGAACGGATAACCAAAACCTGCCAGGCTACATGGTGATGTGCCCTCACGGCTATCCGACCAAACAGACCCAGAACTGGCAGTCGGCCTTTTTGCCCGGCGTGTACCAGGGAACGTATATCGACACGCGGCACACAGAAGTCGAAAAGCTGATCGAGAACGTGAAGAACTCGAAGCTATCGCTAGAAGAACAACGCCAGCAGATCGACCTGCTGCAGCAGATGAATCAGGCCCACCGCGAGCAACGCGGATTCGATCCGGCGTTAGAGTCTCGCGTGCAGTCCTTTGAGTTGGCCTACCGGATGCAGATGGAAGCCACCGACGCGTTTGACGTTTCGCGCGAACCAAAGAATGTGCTGGAGGCTTACGGCGACGGAATCCAAGCTCGGCAAATTCTGATTGCCCGACGCTTGGTAGAACGGGGCGTACGCTTTGTGCAGGTCTTTCACGATAAGGGCCAACCGTGGGATAGCCACGACGATCTAGAGAAGTCTCATCGCCGCTTGGCAGGACAGTGCGATCAGGCGATCGGTGCTTTAATTGCCGACCTGAAACGCATGGGGCTGTTTGAAGAAACGTTGATCCTGTGGGGTGGTGAGTTCGGCCGCACGCCGACCGTCGAGCTGCCCAAGCCTGGGTCGAATCAGGGGAAAGTGAACGGACGCGATCACAACCACTACGGTTTCACCTGCTGGCTGGCTGGCGGAGGGATCAAGGGTGGTCAGGTTTACGGGGCAACTGATGAGACCGGCTTCAAGGCAGTGGAAAATCCGGTGCACGTGCACGACTTGCATGCCACGATGCTGCACGCGTTAGGCTTCGATCATAAGAAGCTCACCTACCGCTATGCCGGACGTGATTTCCGACTGACCGACGTTCACGGAAACGTCGTTCACCAACTACTTTCCTAG
- a CDS encoding DUF4190 domain-containing protein, which translates to MTDTANHASRAGFSAENEDLLDYREVSRLAIGGMVLGVVSVLAIFTSVLWIVPVLAIILSLVAYYQISKSEVLTGKGMALIGMGLAAIWLGIGVTQGSVQDRVMMSTSRVMAQSWLDLLLEKKTMEAHQLTLRLNGRQPATTPLAGYYQQDEMNQEELEGFESHDAVKALSEWEGAALESKFDHDVSTSVYEGVNYGRHAFQIVDKKSGKPLWDVEVLMKRERGYGDKENEFFWIADSVSLEKTYPDAR; encoded by the coding sequence ATGACTGATACCGCTAACCACGCTTCGCGTGCTGGATTTTCTGCCGAGAACGAGGACCTGCTCGATTACCGAGAAGTGAGCCGTCTGGCGATTGGTGGTATGGTGTTGGGGGTTGTGTCGGTACTCGCAATTTTTACATCCGTGCTGTGGATTGTGCCGGTGCTGGCCATCATTCTGTCGCTGGTGGCCTACTACCAAATCTCGAAATCAGAAGTGTTGACCGGGAAGGGGATGGCGCTGATCGGCATGGGCTTGGCGGCCATCTGGCTGGGCATAGGGGTTACCCAGGGAAGCGTGCAAGATCGCGTGATGATGAGTACCTCGCGCGTGATGGCCCAGAGTTGGCTCGACCTGCTGCTGGAAAAGAAGACGATGGAGGCCCATCAGTTGACGTTACGCCTCAATGGTCGTCAGCCGGCAACGACACCGCTGGCCGGCTACTACCAGCAAGATGAAATGAACCAGGAAGAACTCGAGGGATTTGAATCTCACGACGCTGTGAAGGCCCTCAGTGAATGGGAAGGGGCAGCGCTCGAGTCGAAATTCGACCACGACGTTTCGACCAGCGTTTACGAAGGAGTAAACTACGGACGTCACGCGTTTCAAATCGTCGACAAAAAGTCGGGCAAGCCGCTATGGGACGTCGAAGTGCTCATGAAACGCGAACGTGGTTATGGCGACAAAGAAAATGAATTCTTCTGGATCGCCGATTCTGTCTCGCTTGAAAAGACTTACCCAGACGCTCGATAG